Proteins encoded together in one Pontiella desulfatans window:
- a CDS encoding DUF2961 domain-containing protein, with amino-acid sequence MRLLLASLLLMLAGCGRQPPSPEPAHLVSWRSMLADAAGMRLSSQGETRLFSSSSGSVALTGFSPQTYGDIDHGSFLSFRDIPGGVEAVLAEVDGAGAITWMNSANPVGDMVLEIDGTETVYPFSAFLSGKWLPVRSPFAARTAGGWNLHFPIIHKEHCKVSIRAKSRSELGALFYQIAWNAMDSSAVIESFDIHSINRNALKRLARLWTDPRRLGSIATCEAIASRWQDSLAFSTNGSGTIRCLEIEARSKKELAGLFIEMGWDHERGEAVACPLHLLCGVSDRFEDVDSIPVTVEGASVSIRWPMPFSESAWISLFNNGEGNAHLKTAVAVDPVCVSPYRFHANFSEHADLRTDESNVLTLLDVSGGGAIAGCMVQVENRSDAWWGEGDPIVELDGSPAWRGTGTEDYFGFAWCSETKFSHPLRGQTRTAAMYRYHLLDTLPFQNRARFEFEAHGMGAGTMDYSALVLWYSDTRSMKEWKEVK; translated from the coding sequence ATGCGCCTTTTGCTGGCCAGTCTGCTCTTGATGCTTGCCGGATGCGGCAGGCAACCACCTTCTCCCGAGCCAGCCCACCTTGTTTCGTGGCGCTCGATGCTGGCCGATGCCGCTGGAATGCGGCTCTCTTCCCAGGGCGAAACCCGCCTGTTTTCCAGCTCGTCGGGTTCGGTGGCGCTGACCGGGTTTTCGCCGCAAACCTACGGGGACATCGACCACGGTTCTTTCCTTTCTTTCCGCGACATTCCCGGGGGCGTCGAGGCCGTGTTGGCGGAGGTGGATGGGGCCGGGGCCATCACCTGGATGAATTCAGCCAATCCCGTCGGCGACATGGTGCTGGAGATCGATGGCACGGAAACCGTCTATCCCTTTTCCGCATTCCTCTCCGGAAAGTGGCTGCCGGTTCGCTCTCCGTTTGCCGCTCGTACCGCCGGTGGCTGGAACCTTCATTTTCCCATCATCCACAAGGAACACTGCAAGGTTTCCATCCGCGCCAAGTCCCGTTCCGAACTCGGGGCATTGTTCTACCAGATTGCCTGGAACGCCATGGATTCCTCGGCCGTCATCGAATCGTTCGATATCCATTCAATCAATCGAAACGCGCTGAAGCGGTTGGCCCGACTGTGGACGGATCCTCGGCGGTTGGGCTCCATCGCGACCTGCGAAGCGATAGCTTCCAGGTGGCAGGACAGTCTGGCGTTCTCTACAAATGGTTCCGGAACGATCCGGTGTTTGGAGATCGAAGCGCGTTCAAAAAAGGAGCTGGCAGGGCTGTTCATTGAAATGGGGTGGGACCACGAACGCGGCGAGGCCGTGGCATGCCCTCTTCATTTGCTTTGCGGGGTGTCGGACCGCTTCGAGGATGTCGACTCCATCCCGGTAACCGTGGAGGGGGCAAGCGTTTCAATTCGGTGGCCTATGCCTTTTTCCGAGAGTGCGTGGATTTCCCTGTTTAACAATGGGGAGGGGAATGCACATCTGAAAACCGCTGTTGCGGTAGACCCGGTCTGCGTTTCCCCATACCGCTTCCACGCGAATTTCTCGGAACATGCGGATTTGCGGACGGACGAGTCCAACGTGCTGACGCTGCTCGATGTTTCCGGAGGGGGGGCGATTGCCGGTTGCATGGTGCAGGTCGAGAACCGAAGCGACGCGTGGTGGGGCGAGGGCGATCCGATCGTGGAACTGGATGGGAGCCCGGCGTGGCGGGGTACGGGCACCGAGGATTATTTCGGGTTTGCCTGGTGTTCGGAAACGAAGTTCAGCCATCCGCTCCGCGGGCAAACGCGCACGGCAGCCATGTATCGCTATCACCTCCTCGACACCCTCCCGTTCCAAAACCGCGCCCGTTTCGAATTCGAGGCGCATGGCATGGGGGCGGGAACGATGGATTATTCCGCCCTGGTGCTGTGGTATTCCGACACGCGTTCCATGAAGGAGTGGAAGGAAGTAAAGTAG
- a CDS encoding alpha/beta hydrolase: protein MTTGIFIRIAVYGGGVYLFLNLLALFVSDKLLFQPRSRGYSHLPNEVKIRTADGELINAVYHGNPSAEYTLLFSHGNAEDLGNVEPFMRQFHALGYSVLMYDYRGYGTSEGRPSYRKILDDAASAYRWLVEEKKTAPQRIIAHGRSLGGAVAVWTAAHHEVGGLIVESSFTSAFRVKTIVPLLPWDKFNSVKSMRKVDCPVLVMHGTHDAVLPFWHGKALYEAAPEPKQHLWIDYGEHNNYAYVAEDAYFTSFHSFMERVSEYHSTRAE from the coding sequence ATGACCACCGGAATTTTCATTCGAATCGCAGTCTACGGGGGAGGCGTTTATCTCTTCCTGAACCTTCTTGCCTTGTTCGTCTCGGACAAGCTGCTCTTCCAACCGCGGAGCCGGGGCTATTCCCACTTGCCCAACGAGGTGAAAATCAGAACCGCGGACGGGGAACTAATCAATGCCGTCTACCACGGGAATCCTTCGGCGGAATACACCCTGCTCTTCAGCCACGGGAACGCCGAGGATCTGGGGAATGTGGAACCCTTCATGCGACAATTCCACGCGCTTGGCTATTCGGTGTTAATGTACGACTACCGCGGCTATGGAACCAGCGAAGGACGCCCTTCCTACCGGAAAATCCTGGACGATGCCGCCTCCGCCTACCGCTGGCTGGTGGAGGAAAAGAAAACCGCGCCGCAACGCATCATTGCCCATGGCCGCTCGCTCGGCGGAGCGGTCGCGGTCTGGACGGCGGCCCACCACGAGGTGGGGGGCTTGATTGTCGAAAGCTCGTTTACCTCCGCCTTCCGGGTGAAAACCATCGTCCCCCTATTGCCGTGGGATAAATTCAACAGCGTGAAATCGATGCGCAAGGTCGATTGCCCCGTATTGGTTATGCACGGCACCCACGATGCCGTCCTCCCGTTCTGGCACGGCAAGGCGCTCTATGAAGCCGCCCCCGAACCCAAGCAGCACCTGTGGATTGATTACGGCGAACACAACAACTATGCCTATGTTGCCGAGGACGCCTACTTTACTTCCTTCCACTCCTTCATGGAACGCGTGTCGGAATACCACAGCACCAGGGCGGAATAA
- the amrB gene encoding AmmeMemoRadiSam system protein B has translation MEAQVLKSELAGTWYTDNPDRLAHEIDAYLEVAEARPIENLMALILPHAGYRYSGMVAAHGVKQLVARTYSRVIVMGPSHRMPMLGAVSIPDVSHIETPLGRIEIDREFVAGLRGDEAFQSHIHAHMGEHSVQIELPFLQRALGEFKLVPVVCGELGVSGAKGIAKTLLENLDSETLVVVSSDFTHYGRSFGYLPFKDDIKQNLESLDLGAFRLIKEKKLPDFLQYIENTGATICGRSPIAVLLAMLPDGVNVELLKYDTSGNLTGDWSHCVSYLSAAVSGRWKNVDGASSSVAQEQLSSSDKIQLLALARHKIAERIRKDEPDLSLEISPAMQEVMGAFVTLHKQGQLRGCIGEIFPRRALFEAVAEQAVNAAFHDPRFPRLREDELGEIDIEISALTAPHSVESHEDIEIGRHGVVLYKGMHTAVFLPQVAPEQGWDLETTLSHLAMKAGLGANDWESGCEFHVFEAIVFSEKSE, from the coding sequence ATGGAAGCGCAAGTACTTAAATCCGAGCTGGCGGGAACCTGGTACACGGACAATCCCGATCGCCTGGCGCATGAAATCGATGCCTATCTTGAAGTGGCCGAGGCAAGGCCCATCGAAAACCTAATGGCGCTCATCCTGCCGCATGCGGGCTACCGATATTCCGGCATGGTTGCCGCGCACGGCGTGAAGCAGCTGGTGGCCCGGACCTATTCCCGCGTCATCGTGATGGGGCCCAGCCATCGGATGCCCATGCTCGGAGCGGTAAGCATTCCCGACGTTTCCCATATCGAAACCCCCTTGGGGCGCATTGAAATCGACCGCGAATTCGTTGCCGGCCTAAGGGGGGACGAGGCGTTCCAATCGCACATCCATGCGCATATGGGCGAACACAGCGTTCAGATCGAGCTGCCTTTTCTGCAACGGGCGTTGGGCGAGTTCAAGCTGGTGCCGGTGGTCTGCGGCGAACTCGGTGTTTCGGGGGCAAAGGGGATCGCCAAAACACTGCTTGAAAACCTGGATTCCGAAACCCTGGTGGTTGTCAGTTCCGATTTCACGCACTATGGAAGATCCTTCGGCTATCTGCCGTTCAAGGACGACATCAAGCAGAATCTTGAAAGCCTGGATCTGGGGGCGTTCCGGTTGATCAAAGAGAAAAAGCTTCCCGACTTCCTTCAATATATCGAAAACACCGGCGCCACCATTTGCGGACGGAGCCCCATTGCCGTTTTGCTGGCCATGTTGCCCGACGGGGTGAACGTGGAGCTGCTCAAATACGACACCTCCGGCAACCTCACCGGCGACTGGTCGCATTGCGTCAGCTATCTTTCGGCCGCCGTCTCCGGCCGGTGGAAAAATGTAGACGGGGCTTCCAGCTCCGTTGCGCAAGAACAGCTCTCCAGCTCCGACAAGATCCAACTGCTCGCGCTTGCCCGCCACAAGATTGCCGAGCGGATCAGGAAGGACGAACCAGATCTGAGCCTCGAAATTTCCCCGGCCATGCAGGAGGTCATGGGGGCGTTCGTGACCCTCCATAAACAGGGCCAGCTGCGCGGGTGCATTGGCGAAATCTTCCCGCGCCGCGCGCTTTTCGAAGCCGTCGCCGAACAGGCCGTCAACGCCGCCTTCCACGATCCGCGTTTTCCCCGTCTCCGTGAAGATGAACTCGGAGAGATCGATATCGAAATCTCCGCCCTCACCGCCCCGCACAGCGTCGAGTCGCACGAAGACATCGAAATCGGCAGGCATGGCGTGGTGCTCTACAAAGGCATGCACACCGCCGTTTTTCTCCCGCAGGTCGCCCCCGAGCAGGGCTGGGATCTCGAAACCACTTTGTCGCACCTCGCCATGAAAGCCGGCCTCGGCGCCAATGATTGGGAATCCGGTTGCGAATTCCACGTCTTCGAGGCTATTGTCTTCAGCGAAAAGTCCGAGTAG
- a CDS encoding right-handed parallel beta-helix repeat-containing protein, translating into MYAILSQAATLHVSPGGSHTPPFDSWETAATTIQSAVNATIDGDTVLVGDGHYILSAEISVAKDIVIVSSNGWASTIVDGGGTVRCFDLGASACVVKGFTITHGHTSGNGGGVFCDDGIPLVENCIFTDNWSCMAGGGMRGGTARNCAFSGNMARSGGGGLSFGTATNCSFVGNWALRHGGGAINSFLANCIVWDNIAFEVSSDLYDCTAEHSCSPELEHGASGNITNAPLMASSFHISTIGVFTSMD; encoded by the coding sequence ATGTATGCAATCTTGAGCCAAGCCGCAACCCTCCATGTTTCGCCCGGCGGCAGTCACACCCCGCCGTTCGACAGCTGGGAAACCGCCGCCACCACTATCCAGAGCGCGGTGAACGCTACGATTGATGGTGACACGGTTTTGGTGGGTGATGGGCACTATATTCTCTCGGCTGAGATTAGCGTTGCCAAAGATATCGTAATTGTGAGCTCTAACGGGTGGGCAAGCACTATTGTTGATGGCGGGGGAACAGTCCGGTGTTTTGATTTGGGAGCAAGCGCGTGTGTTGTCAAAGGTTTTACGATTACGCATGGCCATACCTCCGGGAATGGGGGCGGTGTGTTTTGCGATGATGGAATCCCCTTGGTGGAAAACTGTATCTTCACGGATAATTGGAGCTGCATGGCGGGTGGCGGAATGCGCGGGGGAACTGCCCGGAACTGCGCTTTTTCAGGCAACATGGCGAGATCGGGGGGAGGCGGCTTGAGCTTCGGCACAGCAACCAATTGCTCGTTTGTCGGCAATTGGGCGTTGCGCCACGGTGGCGGGGCGATCAATAGCTTCCTTGCGAACTGCATTGTCTGGGACAACATAGCCTTCGAAGTTTCTTCGGATCTCTACGATTGCACTGCCGAGCATTCCTGTTCGCCGGAGTTGGAGCATGGTGCAAGTGGCAATATCACCAATGCACCATTGATGGCTTCGTCTTTTCATATTTCAACAATAGGGGTATTCACTTCGATGGACTAG